Proteins from a genomic interval of Oryctolagus cuniculus chromosome 8, mOryCun1.1, whole genome shotgun sequence:
- the LGI3 gene encoding leucine-rich repeat LGI family member 3 isoform X2: MAGLRARWGPAPGLLALSVLGFYLMLQVSSKRPPKTPPCPPSCSCTRDTAFCVDSKAVPRSLPSEVISLTLVNAAFSEIQDGAFSHLPLLQFLLLNSNKFTLIGDNAFTGLSHLQYLFIENNDIWALSKFTFRGLKSLTHLSLANNNLQTLPRDIFRPLDILSDLDLRGNALNCDCKVKWLVEWLAHTNTTVAPIYCASPPRFQEHKVQDLPLREFDCITTDFVLYQTLSFPAVSAEPFLYASDLYLALAQPGASACAILKWDYVERQLRGYDRIPAPSAVHCKPMVVDGQLYVVVAQLFGGSYIYHWDPNTTRFSKLQDIDPQRVRKPNDLEAFRIDGDWYFAVADSSKAGATSLYRWHQNGFYSHQALHPWHRDTDLEFVDGEGKPRLIVSSSSQAPVIYQWSRTQKQFVAQGEVTQVPDAQAVKHFRAGRESYLCLSRYIGDSKILRWEGTRFSEVQALPSRGSLALQPFLVGGRRYLALGSDFSFTQIYQWDEGRQKFVRFQELAVQAPRAFCYMPAGDAQLLLAPSFKGQTLVYRHVVVDLSA; the protein is encoded by the exons ATGGCGGGGCTGCGGGCCCGCTGGGGCCCCGCGCCGGGGCTGCTGGCGCTGTCGGTGCTGGGCTTCTACCTAATGCTCCAAGTCAGTTCCAAGAGGCCCCCCAAGACGCCCCCCTGCCCGCCTAGCTGCTCCTGCACCCGGGACACCGCCTTCTGTGTGGACTCAAAGGCAGTTCCCAGGAGCCTGCCCTCCGAGGTCATCTCCCT GACCCTGGTGAACGCCGCCTTCTCCGAGATCCAGGACGGAGCCTTCTCGCACCTGCCTTTGCTGCAGTTCTT GTTACTCAACTCCAACAAGTTCACGCTGATCGGAGACAACGCCTTCACGGGACTGTCACACCTGCAGTACCT CTTCATTGAGAACAATGACATCTGGGCGCTGTCCAAGTTCACCTTCAGAGGGCTGAAGTCCTTGACACACCT CTCGCTGGCCAATAACAACTTGCAAACACTGCCCAGAGACATCTTCCGGCCCCTGGACATCCTGAGTGACTT GGACCTACGAGGCAACGCCCTCAACTGCGACTGCAAGGTGAAGTGGCTGGTGGAGTGGCTGGCGCACACCAACACCACCGTGGCCCCCATCTACTGCGCCAGCCCACCCCGCTTCCAGGAGCACAAGGTGCAGGACCTGCCGCTGCGGGAGTTTGACTGCATCACCACGG ATTTCGTGCTGTACCAGACCCTGTCCTTCCCAGCCGTCTCGGCCGAGCCCTTCCTCTACGCCAGTGATCTCtatctggccctggcccagcccggcgCCAGTGCCTGCGCCATCCTGAAATGGGACTACGTCGAGCGGCAGCTCCGAGGCTACGACAGGATCCCAG CCCCCTCGGCCGTGCACTGCAAGCCCATGGTGGTGGACGGCCAGCTGTACGTGGTCGTGGCCCAGCTGTTCGGCGGCTCCTACATTTACCACTGGGATCCCAACACCACGCGCTTCAGCAAGCTGCAGGACATCGACCCGCAACGTGTGCGCAAGCCCAACGACCTGGAGGCCTTCCGCATCGATGGCGACTGGTACTTCGCCGTGGCCGACAGCTCCAAGGCGGGCGCCACCAGCCTCTACCGCTGGCACCAGAACGGCTTCTACTCCCaccaggccctgcacccctggcACCGCGACACGGACCTGGAGTTCGTGGATGGCGAGGGCAAGCCGCGGCTGATCGTGTCCAGCAGCTCCCAGGCGCCCGTCATCTACCAGTGGAGTCGCACCCAGAAGCAGTTTGTGGCCCAGGGGGAAGTGACCCAGGTGCCTGACGCCCAGGCCGTGAAGCACTTCCGGGCGGGCCGTGAGAGCTACCTGTGCCTGAGCCGCTACATCGGCGACTCCAAGATCCTGCGCTGGGAGGGCACGCGCTTCTCCGAGGTGCAGGCCCTACCCTCCCGGGGCTCCCTGGCCCTACAGCCCTTCCTGGTGGGTGGCCGCCGCTACCTGGCGCTGGGCAGCGACTTCTCTTTCACCCAGATCTACCAGTGGGACGAGGGGCGACAGAAGTTCGTACGATTCCAGGAGCTGGCCGTGCAGGCCCCCCGGGCCTTCTGCTACATGCCTGCTGGAGACGCCCAgctgctcctggcccccagcttcaaGGGACAGACGCTGGTGTACCGACACGTGGTGGTGGACCTCAGTGCCTAG
- the SFTPC gene encoding surfactant protein C isoform X1: MDMGSKEALMESPPDYSAAPRGRFGIPCCPVHLKRLLIVVVVVVLVVVVIVGALLMGLHMSQKHTEMVLEMSIGAPEVQQRLALSEWAGTTATFPIGSTGIVTCDYQRLLIAYKPAPGTCCYLMKMAPDSIPSLEALARKFQANPAEPPTQRGQDKGPAAGPASSGGELAFLGAAVSTLCGEVPLIYI; the protein is encoded by the exons ATGGACATGGGCAGCAAAGAGGCCTTGATGGAGAGCCCACCG GACTACTCAGCAGCTCCCCGGGGCCGCTTCGGCATCCCCTGCTGCCCAGTGCACCTCAAACGTCTTCTCATCGTGGTCGTCGTGGTGGTCCTCGTGGTCGTGGTGATTGTGGGGGCCCTGCTCATGGGGCTCCACATGAGCCAGAAACACACCGAGATG GTCCTAGAGATGAGCATCGGGGCGCCGGAGGTCCAGCAGCGCCTGGCACTGAGCGAGTGGGCGGGCACCACGGCCACTTTCCCCATCGGCTCCACCGGCATTGTCACCTGCGACTACCAGCGG CTCCTGATCGCCTATAAGCCAGCCCCGGGAACCTGCTGCTACCTCATGAAGATGGCTCCAGACAGCATCCCCAGTCTGGAGGCTCTGGCTAGAAAATTccag GCCAACCCTGCAGAGCCTCCCACTCAGCGGGGCCAGGACAAGGGGCCAGCCGCAGGCCCGGCGTCCTCCGGAGGAGAGCTGGCCTTCCTGGGCGCGGCCGTGAGCACCCTGTGTGGGGAGGTGCCTCTCATCTACATCTAG
- the SFTPC gene encoding surfactant protein C (The RefSeq protein has 1 non-frameshifting indel compared to this genomic sequence), which translates to MDMGSKEALMESPPDYSAAPRGRFGIPCCPVHLKRLLIVVVVVVLVVVVIVGALLMGLHMSQKHTEMVLEMSIGAPEVQQRLALSEWAGTTATFPIGSTGIVTCDYQRLLIAYKPPAPGTCCYLMKMAPDSIPSLEALARKFQANPAEPPTQRGQDKGPAAGPASSGGELAFLGAAVSTLCGEVPLIYI; encoded by the exons ATGGACATGGGCAGCAAAGAGGCCTTGATGGAGAGCCCACCG GACTACTCAGCAGCTCCCCGGGGCCGCTTCGGCATCCCCTGCTGCCCAGTGCACCTCAAACGTCTTCTCATCGTGGTCGTCGTGGTGGTCCTCGTGGTCGTGGTGATTGTGGGGGCCCTGCTCATGGGGCTCCACATGAGCCAGAAACACACCGAGATG GTCCTAGAGATGAGCATCGGGGCGCCGGAGGTCCAGCAGCGCCTGGCACTGAGCGAGTGGGCGGGCACCACGGCCACTTTCCCCATCGGCTCCACCGGCATTGTCACCTGCGACTACCAGCGG CTCCTGATCGCCTATAAGCCAGCCCCGGGAACCTGCTGCTACCTCATGAAGATGGCTCCAGACAGCATCCCCAGTCTGGAGGCTCTGGCTAGAAAATTccag GCCAACCCTGCAGAGCCTCCCACTCAGCGGGGCCAGGACAAGGGGCCAGCCGCAGGCCCGGCGTCCTCCGGAGGAGAGCTGGCCTTCCTGGGCGCGGCCGTGAGCACCCTGTGTGGGGAGGTGCCTCTCATCTACATCTAG
- the LGI3 gene encoding leucine-rich repeat LGI family member 3 isoform X1, with protein sequence MAGLRARWGPAPGLLALSVLGFYLMLQVSSKRPPKTPPCPPSCSCTRDTAFCVDSKAVPRSLPSEVISLTLVNAAFSEIQDGAFSHLPLLQFLLLNSNKFTLIGDNAFTGLSHLQYLFIENNDIWALSKFTFRGLKSLTHLGLSCSSLANNNLQTLPRDIFRPLDILSDLDLRGNALNCDCKVKWLVEWLAHTNTTVAPIYCASPPRFQEHKVQDLPLREFDCITTDFVLYQTLSFPAVSAEPFLYASDLYLALAQPGASACAILKWDYVERQLRGYDRIPAPSAVHCKPMVVDGQLYVVVAQLFGGSYIYHWDPNTTRFSKLQDIDPQRVRKPNDLEAFRIDGDWYFAVADSSKAGATSLYRWHQNGFYSHQALHPWHRDTDLEFVDGEGKPRLIVSSSSQAPVIYQWSRTQKQFVAQGEVTQVPDAQAVKHFRAGRESYLCLSRYIGDSKILRWEGTRFSEVQALPSRGSLALQPFLVGGRRYLALGSDFSFTQIYQWDEGRQKFVRFQELAVQAPRAFCYMPAGDAQLLLAPSFKGQTLVYRHVVVDLSA encoded by the exons ATGGCGGGGCTGCGGGCCCGCTGGGGCCCCGCGCCGGGGCTGCTGGCGCTGTCGGTGCTGGGCTTCTACCTAATGCTCCAAGTCAGTTCCAAGAGGCCCCCCAAGACGCCCCCCTGCCCGCCTAGCTGCTCCTGCACCCGGGACACCGCCTTCTGTGTGGACTCAAAGGCAGTTCCCAGGAGCCTGCCCTCCGAGGTCATCTCCCT GACCCTGGTGAACGCCGCCTTCTCCGAGATCCAGGACGGAGCCTTCTCGCACCTGCCTTTGCTGCAGTTCTT GTTACTCAACTCCAACAAGTTCACGCTGATCGGAGACAACGCCTTCACGGGACTGTCACACCTGCAGTACCT CTTCATTGAGAACAATGACATCTGGGCGCTGTCCAAGTTCACCTTCAGAGGGCTGAAGTCCTTGACACACCT GGGTCTCTCTTGCAGCTCGCTGGCCAATAACAACTTGCAAACACTGCCCAGAGACATCTTCCGGCCCCTGGACATCCTGAGTGACTT GGACCTACGAGGCAACGCCCTCAACTGCGACTGCAAGGTGAAGTGGCTGGTGGAGTGGCTGGCGCACACCAACACCACCGTGGCCCCCATCTACTGCGCCAGCCCACCCCGCTTCCAGGAGCACAAGGTGCAGGACCTGCCGCTGCGGGAGTTTGACTGCATCACCACGG ATTTCGTGCTGTACCAGACCCTGTCCTTCCCAGCCGTCTCGGCCGAGCCCTTCCTCTACGCCAGTGATCTCtatctggccctggcccagcccggcgCCAGTGCCTGCGCCATCCTGAAATGGGACTACGTCGAGCGGCAGCTCCGAGGCTACGACAGGATCCCAG CCCCCTCGGCCGTGCACTGCAAGCCCATGGTGGTGGACGGCCAGCTGTACGTGGTCGTGGCCCAGCTGTTCGGCGGCTCCTACATTTACCACTGGGATCCCAACACCACGCGCTTCAGCAAGCTGCAGGACATCGACCCGCAACGTGTGCGCAAGCCCAACGACCTGGAGGCCTTCCGCATCGATGGCGACTGGTACTTCGCCGTGGCCGACAGCTCCAAGGCGGGCGCCACCAGCCTCTACCGCTGGCACCAGAACGGCTTCTACTCCCaccaggccctgcacccctggcACCGCGACACGGACCTGGAGTTCGTGGATGGCGAGGGCAAGCCGCGGCTGATCGTGTCCAGCAGCTCCCAGGCGCCCGTCATCTACCAGTGGAGTCGCACCCAGAAGCAGTTTGTGGCCCAGGGGGAAGTGACCCAGGTGCCTGACGCCCAGGCCGTGAAGCACTTCCGGGCGGGCCGTGAGAGCTACCTGTGCCTGAGCCGCTACATCGGCGACTCCAAGATCCTGCGCTGGGAGGGCACGCGCTTCTCCGAGGTGCAGGCCCTACCCTCCCGGGGCTCCCTGGCCCTACAGCCCTTCCTGGTGGGTGGCCGCCGCTACCTGGCGCTGGGCAGCGACTTCTCTTTCACCCAGATCTACCAGTGGGACGAGGGGCGACAGAAGTTCGTACGATTCCAGGAGCTGGCCGTGCAGGCCCCCCGGGCCTTCTGCTACATGCCTGCTGGAGACGCCCAgctgctcctggcccccagcttcaaGGGACAGACGCTGGTGTACCGACACGTGGTGGTGGACCTCAGTGCCTAG